DNA sequence from the Candidatus Nanopelagicales bacterium genome:
CGGAGGTGCCCACGGACCCGCGGCTGTACCCCAATGTCGCCGCGGCGGCCCTGGGCGAGGACGTCGCGGTGGACCTGCTGGCCCGGGCCGGCTGGACGGCGCGTGACGCATGGTGGGCGCTGACCCGCGACCCGGTGGCGTGGGGCGTCTACCTGCCGCGCGCCAGCGCCGTGGTGCTGTCCGTGGGTCACATGGACGCGTTGCCCGCGGCCATCCCCGGCTGGGCCCGGGACTCCATCGCCTACCTGCGGCCCGGCTCGGTCCGACGGCGGGCCCGGGTCGCGTACGGACGCTGGGGGCCGCCCGTCATCCGGGCGACCCGCGGCCGGATGCGCCAGCTGCCACAGCGGGCCACCGACCACTACCTGGCGCGGCTGGTCGCCGGGGTGCGCCACTGGCGACCGGACGCCCCGGTGGTCCTGCTCGGACCCTCGCCGCACGACGCCGCGCTCTACCCGTCCCAGCGGCACCACGAGGCCGCGGTGGCTGCGGCCCGGCTCTGGGCTGCCACCCACGACGTGGCGTTCCTCGACATCGACCCGCTGGTACGGCCCTCCCTCGTCGACGGCACCGCCAACCCCGACGGGATGCACTGGTCCTGGACCGCGCACCGCCGGGTAGGAGAGGCGCTGGGCGCCAGCCTGGCTGCCGAGTTGGGCGGCACCACGTGACGACCGCCGCCTGGGTGCTGATGGCGCTGGCCGGCGTCGCCGCACTGGTCGACTGGTGGTCGGTCGGCACCGACCGAAGACCGGTGGAGTTCGTCGCGAAGCCGGCCGTCATGGTCCTGCTGGTCGGTGCCGCGCTGACCCTCGACGCGGGCTCGGAGTGGGTCCGCTGGTGGTTCGTCGGGGGGCTTCTGCTCGGGCTGGTCGGCGACGTGTTCTTGATGCTGCGCCGCTTCGTTCCGGGCGCGGCCGCGTTCCTGGTCGGTCATCTCGCGTACATCGCCGGCCTGGTCGTGATCGAGCACCCGTGGCCCGCCGTGCTGCTGGGCCTGGTGATCGTGGGCGCCGACCTGTGGGGACCCGGCCGCTGCATCGTGCGCGGCGCCGCGGAGCGGTCCCGGGTGCTCGGCGTCCTCGTGGCCGCGTACATGCTCGCGATCGGGGCCATGGTGGTGCTCGCGGTCGGGTCCTGGTCGACTCTCGCCGGGCTCGGTGCGCTGCTGTTCCTGGCCTCCGACACCCTGCTGGCCTGGGGCCGGTTCGTCGGCTCCGCACCGGGCGGGCGGGTGCTCGTGCACGCCACCTACCACGTCGCGCAGGCCCTGCTGGTCCTCGCCCTGCCGGGCCTGGTCGCGGCCTGACCGCGCTCGGGTACCCTTCTCCCCGTGCGTACCGGGCTGCTCCTTACCGGGCCGCGTCGAGGCTAGAGCGGCGTCACCACGACGCCCCCGACGCGGCCGACCCCTCCTGCGGAGGGGTTTTTTCGTGCCCGGACCCGACCGTGACAGACGAAGGACGCGACGACAGATGAGCGAGACGACCGCCCGCGGCGAGCGCGAGGTCTACGACGTCGAGGCCACCCAGGCCCGCTGGCTGCCGGTGTGGGACGAACTGCAGCCGTTCCGCTCCGGTCGCCCGGACGACGAGCGGCCGAAGAAGTACATCCTCGACATGTTCCCCTACCCCTCCGGCGACCTGCACATGGGCCACGCGGAGGCGTACGCGCTCGGGGACGTCATCGCGCGGTACTGGGTCCAGCGCGGGTTCAACGTCATGCACCCGATCGGCTGGGACGCGTTCGGGCTGCCGGCGGAGAACGCCGCCATCAAGCGCGGGGTCGACCCGGCCGGCTGGACGTACGACAACATCGCCCAGCAGAAGGCGTCGATGCGGCGCTATGCCTGCTCGTTCGACTGGGACCGGGTCCTCAACACCTGCGACCCGGAGTACTACCGCTGGAACCAGTGGTTCTTCCTGCGGATGTTCGAGCGCGGGCTGGCCTACCGCAAGGCCAGCAACGTGAACTGGTGCCCCAACGACCAGACCGTGCTGGCCAACGAGCAGGTCGTCGCGGGGCGCTGCGAGCGCTGCGACGCGCTGGTGACCAAGAAGAAGCTGACCCAGTGGTACTTCCGGATCACGGACTACGCCGACCGGCTGCTGGACGACATGGCCCAGCTGGAGGGGGCCTGGCCGGAGAAGGTGCTGCTGATGCAGCGCAACTGGATCGGCCGGTCGACGGGTGCCGAGGTCCAGTTCCGGATCGAGGGCCGGGACGAGCCGGTGACCGTCTACACGACCCGCCCGGACACGCTGTACGGGGCCACGTTCTTCGTGGTCGCGGCGGACTCCGACCTGGCTGCCGAGCTGGCGCACGGGACCCCGGCGCAGGTCGAGTTCGAGGCGTACGTCGAGAAGGTCAAGCAGGAGTCCGAGATCGACCGGCTCGACGCGGGCCGCGAGAAGACCGGGGTGTTCCTGCACCGGTACGCCGTCAACCCGGTCAACGGCGAGCGGATCCCGGTGTGGGCCAGCGACTACGTGCTGGCCGACTACGGGACCGGCGCGATCATGGCGGTCCCCGCGCACGACCAGCGCGATCTGGACTTCGCCCGCACCTTCGGGCTACCGGTGCGCGTCGTCGTCGAGGCGGGGGAGGACCCCGCGGAGACGGGTGTCGCGACCGCGGACGACGGTCCGCACGTCAACTCCGGTCCGCTGGACGGGCTGGACAAGGACGAGGCGATCGCCGCCATCACCGCGTCGCTGGAGGCCGAGGGCACCGGCCGCGCGGCGGTCAACTACCGGCTGCGCGACTGGCTGATCTCGCGCCAGCGCTACTGGGGAACCCCGATCCCGATCGTGCACTGCCCGGTCGACGGCGAGGTCCCGGTGCCCGACGACCAGCTGCCGGTGACGCTGCCGCCGGCCGAGGGACTGGACCTCAAGCCCCGCGGCACCTCGCCGCTGGGCGGCGCGACCGAGTGGGCCTCGGTGCCCTGCCCGGTGTGCGGCGGCCCGGCCACCCGCGACCCGGACACGATGGACACGTTCGTCGACTCGTCCTGGTACTACCTGCGCTACCTGGACCCGGCCAAGGAGGACGGCCCCTTCGACCCGGAGCAGGCCCGCGAGTGGATGCCGGTCGCCCAGTACGTCGGCGGCGTGACGCACGCGATCCTGCACCTGCTGTACAGCCGGTTCTTCACCAAGGTGCTGCACGACATGGGGATGGTCGACTTCACCGAGCCGTTCACCCGCCTGCTCAACCAGGGCATGGTCGGCATGAACGGCGCCACGATGAGCAAGTCGCGCGGCAACATGGTCCGGCTGTCCGACGAGCTGGCGCAGCACGGGGTCGATGCCATCCGCCTGTCCATGGTCTTCGCCGGGCCGCCCGAGGACGACATCGACTGGGCCGACGTGTCGCCGGCCGGCTCGCGCAAGTTCCTGGCGCGCGCCTGGCGGCTGTCCGGCGAGGTCGCGTGCCCGCCGGAGACGGACCCGGCGGCGGGCGACGTGGAACTGCGCAAGGCCACGCACCGCGCCGTGCACGACGCGGCCGCCGCGGTCGAGTCGTTCCGTTTCAACGTGGCCGTGGCCAAGGTGATGGAGCTGGTCAACGCCGTCCGACGAACCATTGACACGGGGGCCGGTGCCGCCGATCCGGCGGTACGGGAGGCCGTGGAGGCGGTCGCGGTCATGCTGTCGCTGGTGGCGCCGTACACCGCCGAGGACATGTGGGCGCGGCTGGGTCACCAGCCGTCGGTCGCCCTGGCCGGCTGGCCGGCTGTCGACCCGGCCCTGCTGGAGCAGGAGACGGTCACCTGCGTGGTCCAGGTCGCGGGCAAGGTCCGGGACCGGCTGGAGGTGCCGCCGTCCATCGGCGAGGACGAGTTGCGGGAGCTGGCGCTGGCGTCCGACGCGGTGGTCCGGGCGCTGGACGGCCGCGGCGTGCGGCTGACCGTGGTCCGGCCCCCCAAGCTGGTCAACGTCGTCCCGGAGTAGCTGCCGCGGACGGATACTGGCGCTCTCACTCCGTCCCGCCGTTGGAGGTCGTCATGCGTCGCTTCACCGTGTCCCTGGTCGCGCTCGCGGTAGCGGTCGCGCCGCTGGCGCTGCTCCCGTCCGCCGCGTCGGCCGCGACGCCGGCGACCTGCCGGACGTCCCAGCTGTCCCTGTCGAAGGTGTCGTCCGATGGCGCCGCCGGGACCATCTACAACGTCTGGGCCTTCACCAACGTGTCGTCGCGGACCTGTCGGATGCGCGGCTACCCCGACCTGCAGCGCTACGGTCAGGGCGGTCGCCCGTTCGTGACCACGGAGCGGAAGGTGCTGTCCCCGAACCCGACGACGGTCGTCCTGGCACCCGGTGGCAAGGCCTCGTTCGTGTGGTCGTACAGCGACGTCCCCCAGGGCAATGCCGAGGAGTGCACCACCAGCAAGGTCGTCGGCGTGCGGCCGCCCGGAAGGTCGGCGGGTCTCTACATCCCGTTCGACGTCCCCAACTGCAGCACCTCGATCCAGGTCAGTGCGGTCGCCGCCGGGGTCATCACCCCGTGACCGACCGCCCCGCTGTGGCCGGTCGGGTCGCCGTCGTCACGGACTCCACGGCGTACCTGCCGGCCGGCCGCGCGGTCGAGATCGGGATCCGCGTCGTCCCGGTCCAGGTGGTCATCGCCGGCCGGGCGTACGACGAGGGGTCGGAGGTGACCCCCGACCAGGTCGCGCTCGCGCTGCGGGAGTGGCAGCCGGTCAGCACGTCGCGCCCGGCGCCGGAGACGTTCCTGGCGGCCTACCGCGAGCTGGCCGAGGCCGGCGCGACCGGGATCGTGTCCGCGCACCTGTCGGCGGACATGTCGGGCACCTTCGAGTCGGCGCTGCTCGCGGCCCGGGGCGCCCCCGTGCCGGTGCGGGTGGTCGACTCCCGCTCGATCGCGATGGGGCTCGGGTACGCGGTCCTGACCGGCGCGGAGCTGGCGGGGCGTGGCGAGGGGGTCGACGCGGTGGCCGCGGCGATCGAGAAGCGCAGCACGTCGTCGTCGGTGTTCTTCTACGTCGACACGCTGGAGTACCTGCGCCGCGGGGGACGGATCGGAGCGGCTCAGAAGCTGCTCGGCCAGGCGCTGAAGGTCAAGCCGTTGCTGGAGCTGGTCGACGGGCGGGTCGCCCCTCTGGAGAAGGTGCGGACGGCGTCGAAGGCGCTGGCGCGGCTGGAGGAGATCGCCGTGGAGCGGGCCGGTCCGGGCGACGTGGACGTGGCCGTGCAGCACCTGCAGTCCCCCGACCGGGCGGCCGAACTGGCGCTGCGGCTCGGCGAGCGGCTGCCGCGCGCGGACGTGGTCGTCGGCCAGGTCGGCGCCGTGGTCGGCGCCCACGTCGGACCGGGCATGGTCGCGGTCGTGGTCTCGCCCCGCTGACCGGGCGGCACCGTGCAGTGGTGGTGGGTGGTCGTCGGAGCGCTGGGCGGCTACGCGCTGGGCGCCGTCAACCCGGCGTCTCTGGTCGCGCGGGCCCGCGGGGTGGACCTGCGCGCCGCCGGGTCCGGCAACCCCGGGGCCACCAACGCCGGCCGGGTGCTCGGTCCCGGGTTCGGCGTCCTGGTCGGCGTGCTGGACGTGCTCAAGGGGTTCGTCCCCGCGTTCGTCCTGAGCAGGTACGGCGGCGCCGGGGCCGGTGAGATCGCCGGCCTGGCAGCCGTCGTCGGCCACATCACGTCGCCGTACCTGCGCGGACGCGGGGGCAAGGGAGTGGCCACCGCCCTGGGGGCGATCCTCGGGGTGCAGCCGCTGTGGGCGATCCCGGTGCTGGCCGTCTTCGGAGTGGTGGTGCTGCTGACGCACCGGGTCGGGCTCGGCGCCGTGGCGGGGTCGCTCACGCTGGTGCCGGTGGCGCTGCTGACCGGTGGATCAGGATGGGATGTCGGCTTCGCTGCGGCCCTGACCGTCCTGATCGTGGCGCGCCACCGCGACAACCTGCGGGCGGCGTTCCGCTCGGGGGACGGCGGCTCGGCGTAGCAGGGGGTCAGCCGCGGGGCGGGAGGTCGCGGGCCCAGCGGACCGGGTAGGCCGCGCCCGCGCCGGCCCGGTCGCGCAGGGCCGCGTGGAGCAGCAGGACCTCCGCGGACTGCCAGGGCCACAGCGTCAGGGCACCGCCCCGCACCGTCTCGGGTCGCGACATCGGCCCCCACGCCCGTGACGTCGTCGGCGCACCCCGATAGCTGGGGTGCCAGCCGTCGTCCAGCCAGCCACCCCAACCCAGCCCGAGGATCCCGAACGGGTGCTCCTCCTCCGCGAGCGGAGCAGCGAGGACCCGCGCGGCCCACTCCGGCGGCGGCTCGTCGCCGGACAGCCACGCGCGCGACCCCCCGGCGCGGGCCACCCACTCCCACTCGGCCTCGCTCGGCAGTCGGAAGCCCTCCGGCGTGGCCGCGGCGGCGGCACGGCTGGTGGCCCGTACGACGTGGTGCGGGTTCGCGGCGTCGCCCTCGAGGCCGAAGCTGCCGGCCTGCTGCTGCAGCACCGGTGTCTGCGCGCACAGGAACGGGGCGATCGCGACCTGGCGCACCGGGCGCGCGGTCGCGGTGGCGGCCTTGAGGTGCTCCGCCGCCTCGGGGCCGTACGGCGTGGCCCGCCGGCCGGCGTCCCTGCGCTCCGCGGGTGTCAGGCCCATGGTCAGGTCTCCAGCGGGCACGGCGACGAGCACCAGCCGCCCCCGGGTCGACCCGAGGCGGGGGAGGGAGTACGGGCCCACCGGCTCCCTCGCTGTCCAGCCGCGGCCCAGCGCCGACGCGAGCGCCCGGGTGACGGAGTCCTTGTCCCGGGTCCGTCGCCACCGGTCCAGGCCGGCCAGCTGCGGCCAGTCCGCGGAGTGGTCGCGCGCGTCAGGGTCGATCGGGCGGGCGACCGGCGGGGGCTCGTGCTGGCGGAGGAACAGGACCGCGTACACGTCCTTCTCCCACGACGGCCGGGCGTACGACGGCGTCCCCGGGGGTACCGGTTCCCGGGGGACCCAGTCCGCGCTGGGCGGCAGCCCGAGGGCCACGGCGACCCGGTCCTGGGCCTCGGGCGAGAGCGGGTCGAACGCGTGCTCCGGGTGGGTCAGGGTGTCCCTCAGGTCGGACGCGAGGGCCTCGGCATCTCCTCGGGTGGGATCCAGCCGACGCCCCTCGAGGACCTGCCATTCCGCGAACGTGGCCATGGCGGCGCGCAGTTCGTCGGCACCCGCCGCGCTCAGGCCGCGGACGTAGTGGGGGTACTCGTCGGCTCGGCTCACCCGTGGCTCCTGTCGGTGGGGGAGCCGAGCATGGCACGGGTCTGCCCGCTGCGGAGGTCGTGTACGCCCTCGGGTTCCGGGGCCCTGTCCCCAGGTCCGGCCGAGGCGCGAGGGTCGTCCCCAACCGCGCTCTGACGGCTTCCCGGGGGTCGTCGTGCTCCCTAGCGTCCGCGGCATGCGCCCGGACGTCCCCGTCGAGGAGTGGACCGCGGGGGTCCGCGACCGCC
Encoded proteins:
- a CDS encoding glycerol-3-phosphate acyltransferase, with amino-acid sequence MVVGALGGYALGAVNPASLVARARGVDLRAAGSGNPGATNAGRVLGPGFGVLVGVLDVLKGFVPAFVLSRYGGAGAGEIAGLAAVVGHITSPYLRGRGGKGVATALGAILGVQPLWAIPVLAVFGVVVLLTHRVGLGAVAGSLTLVPVALLTGGSGWDVGFAAALTVLIVARHRDNLRAAFRSGDGGSA
- a CDS encoding DUF4232 domain-containing protein; this translates as MRRFTVSLVALAVAVAPLALLPSAASAATPATCRTSQLSLSKVSSDGAAGTIYNVWAFTNVSSRTCRMRGYPDLQRYGQGGRPFVTTERKVLSPNPTTVVLAPGGKASFVWSYSDVPQGNAEECTTSKVVGVRPPGRSAGLYIPFDVPNCSTSIQVSAVAAGVITP
- the leuS gene encoding leucine--tRNA ligase — its product is MSETTARGEREVYDVEATQARWLPVWDELQPFRSGRPDDERPKKYILDMFPYPSGDLHMGHAEAYALGDVIARYWVQRGFNVMHPIGWDAFGLPAENAAIKRGVDPAGWTYDNIAQQKASMRRYACSFDWDRVLNTCDPEYYRWNQWFFLRMFERGLAYRKASNVNWCPNDQTVLANEQVVAGRCERCDALVTKKKLTQWYFRITDYADRLLDDMAQLEGAWPEKVLLMQRNWIGRSTGAEVQFRIEGRDEPVTVYTTRPDTLYGATFFVVAADSDLAAELAHGTPAQVEFEAYVEKVKQESEIDRLDAGREKTGVFLHRYAVNPVNGERIPVWASDYVLADYGTGAIMAVPAHDQRDLDFARTFGLPVRVVVEAGEDPAETGVATADDGPHVNSGPLDGLDKDEAIAAITASLEAEGTGRAAVNYRLRDWLISRQRYWGTPIPIVHCPVDGEVPVPDDQLPVTLPPAEGLDLKPRGTSPLGGATEWASVPCPVCGGPATRDPDTMDTFVDSSWYYLRYLDPAKEDGPFDPEQAREWMPVAQYVGGVTHAILHLLYSRFFTKVLHDMGMVDFTEPFTRLLNQGMVGMNGATMSKSRGNMVRLSDELAQHGVDAIRLSMVFAGPPEDDIDWADVSPAGSRKFLARAWRLSGEVACPPETDPAAGDVELRKATHRAVHDAAAAVESFRFNVAVAKVMELVNAVRRTIDTGAGAADPAVREAVEAVAVMLSLVAPYTAEDMWARLGHQPSVALAGWPAVDPALLEQETVTCVVQVAGKVRDRLEVPPSIGEDELRELALASDAVVRALDGRGVRLTVVRPPKLVNVVPE
- a CDS encoding DegV family protein, with the protein product MTDRPAVAGRVAVVTDSTAYLPAGRAVEIGIRVVPVQVVIAGRAYDEGSEVTPDQVALALREWQPVSTSRPAPETFLAAYRELAEAGATGIVSAHLSADMSGTFESALLAARGAPVPVRVVDSRSIAMGLGYAVLTGAELAGRGEGVDAVAAAIEKRSTSSSVFFYVDTLEYLRRGGRIGAAQKLLGQALKVKPLLELVDGRVAPLEKVRTASKALARLEEIAVERAGPGDVDVAVQHLQSPDRAAELALRLGERLPRADVVVGQVGAVVGAHVGPGMVAVVVSPR
- a CDS encoding lysoplasmalogenase family protein; this encodes MTTAAWVLMALAGVAALVDWWSVGTDRRPVEFVAKPAVMVLLVGAALTLDAGSEWVRWWFVGGLLLGLVGDVFLMLRRFVPGAAAFLVGHLAYIAGLVVIEHPWPAVLLGLVIVGADLWGPGRCIVRGAAERSRVLGVLVAAYMLAIGAMVVLAVGSWSTLAGLGALLFLASDTLLAWGRFVGSAPGGRVLVHATYHVAQALLVLALPGLVAA
- a CDS encoding SGNH/GDSL hydrolase family protein — its product is MSGRHLLVLGDSLTFHGPERPEVPTDPRLYPNVAAAALGEDVAVDLLARAGWTARDAWWALTRDPVAWGVYLPRASAVVLSVGHMDALPAAIPGWARDSIAYLRPGSVRRRARVAYGRWGPPVIRATRGRMRQLPQRATDHYLARLVAGVRHWRPDAPVVLLGPSPHDAALYPSQRHHEAAVAAARLWAATHDVAFLDIDPLVRPSLVDGTANPDGMHWSWTAHRRVGEALGASLAAELGGTT